The following coding sequences are from one Lysinibacillus sp. FSL W8-0992 window:
- a CDS encoding AraC family transcriptional regulator, with amino-acid sequence MIGWLEEFLPNTFTECTQPSTQEVAIFVYEINHLFDWVKVKRLKKNYPNSIIVPIVAVHLTYSAGIAIELNLLALLIKPLQKQKFLRIVKKLYTSYKDQQASTVTMLELSQQIPHNHTSPFREAFLRRLIRGEINNEQEIVQASSFLSTDCIPNIVFLIQGYVDAQQNRPILYDASSVITKVFRQHFSDKAPLSFLNFERYLLLLMRIPHTYTSFKHWSDGVTTLLTVIELLKRDYNIHLFIGIGGVFLQSLQVKESYSQARKARRKPPVDNIHIRFYEDLTKHEQLQKAIQYIEDHYDEQLIISDVAKSINFSPTHFSRLFKKETGRNFVDYVAYTRIIKTLPYLRKFDYTIEKISASSGFNTPNYYSLTFKKYVGISPTDYRNTIEILFK; translated from the coding sequence ATGATAGGATGGCTAGAAGAGTTTCTCCCAAATACATTTACTGAATGTACACAACCGAGTACACAAGAGGTGGCAATTTTCGTCTATGAAATTAACCATTTATTTGATTGGGTTAAGGTCAAACGATTAAAGAAAAATTATCCTAATAGTATTATTGTCCCTATTGTTGCAGTACACTTAACCTATTCAGCAGGTATTGCCATTGAATTAAATTTACTAGCACTTCTTATTAAACCTTTGCAAAAACAAAAATTTTTACGAATTGTAAAAAAGCTTTATACATCCTATAAAGATCAGCAAGCAAGTACCGTTACGATGCTTGAGCTATCACAACAAATCCCACACAATCATACGTCACCATTTCGCGAAGCTTTTTTGAGACGACTCATACGGGGTGAAATTAATAACGAACAGGAAATTGTCCAAGCTTCTTCATTTTTATCAACTGACTGTATTCCAAATATCGTTTTTTTAATCCAAGGCTATGTAGATGCTCAGCAAAACCGACCGATACTGTACGATGCAAGTAGTGTAATTACCAAAGTCTTTCGTCAGCATTTTTCGGACAAAGCACCCCTGTCCTTTTTAAATTTCGAGCGTTACTTATTATTGCTGATGCGAATTCCCCATACGTATACATCATTTAAACATTGGTCAGATGGTGTCACCACTTTATTGACCGTTATCGAGCTTTTAAAAAGAGATTATAATATCCACCTTTTTATAGGAATTGGTGGTGTGTTTTTGCAATCTTTGCAAGTTAAAGAATCCTACAGTCAGGCTAGAAAAGCACGTAGAAAGCCACCTGTAGATAATATTCATATACGATTTTATGAGGACTTAACGAAGCATGAACAGCTACAAAAGGCTATTCAATATATTGAGGACCATTATGATGAGCAACTAATTATTAGTGATGTCGCCAAATCAATTAATTTTAGTCCTACTCATTTTAGTCGCTTATTTAAAAAAGAGACTGGTCGTAATTTTGTTGATTATGTAGCGTATACTCGCATAATTAAAACACTCCCTTATTTACGGAAATTTGACTACACTATTGAAAAAATTTCAGCAAGTTCTGGCTTTAATACACCCAATTATTACAGTCTTACATTTAAAAAATATGTAGGGATTTCTCCAACTGACTACCGCAATACAATCGAAATATTGTTTAAGTAA
- a CDS encoding sodium/solute symporter, which produces MIETILEPKMLLTIALMGTIVYITYLTKKNTTASDFFVGGRSFGWFTNGSAIGGDYLSAATFLGIAGLTFQLGYDGAYYAFCFSIGLTLLAIFVAGPLRRFGAFTVADFLAYRFHSRRARLAAVIVVLAISGFYAAPQLLGAAQILSMFFGTSYEFGIIFTCVVMIFYVGIGGMKGTTINQALELWIRLGAFIVMLVAAMYGGLHYDKILAAINSFNGPITGTSPYALDGSDINFDGAAWTGTGFYFPTFWQTISMTIGLALGTIGLPHILLRFYTNPSAKAARKSALMAIGIASTFFLLAVFLGVVGRAIFISGSASEEVMRDLVLGGNNMVIPTTALALGGDWLLGLVIAGAFAAIFSNLSGLFITSSGALAHDLYASFMKKDITQKQRVVAGKVAIVILGILYGGLGLLVKDASIGHLVALAFTVAASTFTPIFILGIWWRGMTEKGAIAGLVIGLVVSMWMIFLPGTLPSFLQFKIPGIVTVPVGFLSVIIVSLLDRKVPADVNDFMKRVHSKESETA; this is translated from the coding sequence ATGATTGAGACGATTTTAGAACCTAAAATGTTGTTGACAATTGCACTAATGGGAACCATTGTGTACATTACGTATTTAACGAAAAAAAATACAACGGCATCTGATTTCTTCGTTGGGGGACGGAGCTTTGGATGGTTTACGAATGGATCAGCTATTGGGGGAGACTACTTAAGTGCAGCTACATTTTTAGGGATTGCTGGTTTAACATTTCAGCTAGGCTATGATGGTGCCTATTATGCATTTTGCTTCTCAATTGGCTTGACGCTATTAGCCATTTTTGTTGCGGGGCCATTAAGACGTTTTGGAGCATTTACTGTGGCAGACTTTTTAGCCTATCGCTTCCATAGTAGACGAGCTCGTTTAGCTGCAGTAATTGTTGTTTTAGCGATTTCAGGCTTCTATGCGGCACCACAGCTGTTAGGAGCAGCACAAATATTAAGTATGTTTTTTGGTACATCCTATGAATTCGGTATTATCTTTACATGTGTAGTGATGATTTTCTACGTAGGAATAGGCGGAATGAAAGGGACGACAATTAACCAAGCATTAGAGCTTTGGATTCGTCTAGGAGCATTCATTGTAATGCTAGTTGCAGCAATGTATGGGGGCTTGCATTACGATAAAATTTTAGCAGCCATCAATTCCTTTAATGGTCCGATTACAGGTACATCACCTTATGCATTGGATGGTAGTGATATCAATTTTGATGGTGCGGCATGGACAGGGACAGGCTTTTATTTCCCGACGTTTTGGCAAACGATAAGTATGACAATCGGTTTAGCGCTAGGTACTATTGGATTACCGCATATTTTATTGCGTTTTTATACGAATCCAAGTGCTAAGGCTGCCCGTAAATCCGCTTTGATGGCCATCGGAATTGCCAGTACGTTCTTCTTGTTAGCAGTATTTTTAGGCGTTGTTGGCCGTGCTATTTTCATTTCAGGTAGTGCAAGTGAAGAAGTGATGAGAGATTTAGTACTTGGTGGCAATAACATGGTTATTCCAACAACTGCGCTTGCCTTAGGAGGCGATTGGCTTCTCGGTCTTGTTATTGCAGGGGCATTCGCTGCAATCTTCTCTAATTTATCAGGACTATTCATTACAAGCTCGGGCGCATTAGCACATGATTTATACGCTAGCTTTATGAAAAAAGATATTACGCAAAAACAGCGAGTAGTTGCCGGAAAAGTAGCCATTGTTATTTTAGGTATTCTTTATGGTGGACTAGGTTTACTCGTTAAGGATGCATCGATCGGTCATTTAGTCGCTTTAGCATTTACGGTTGCTGCGAGTACATTTACACCGATTTTTATATTAGGTATTTGGTGGAGAGGTATGACAGAAAAAGGAGCTATTGCTGGATTGGTGATTGGCCTTGTTGTGTCCATGTGGATGATTTTCTTACCAGGAACACTGCCGAGTTTCCTACAATTTAAAATCCCAGGTATTGTAACAGTACCAGTAGGTTTCCTTTCTGTCATTATTGTGTCATTGTTAGATCGTAAAGTACCTGCTGATGTAAATGATTTTATGAAGCGCGTACACTCGAAAGAATCTGAAACTGCATAA
- the pyrR gene encoding bifunctional pyr operon transcriptional regulator/uracil phosphoribosyltransferase PyrR — MSKNELLDGPSMTRALTRIAHEIIERNKGIDECILVGIKTRGAFLARRLAERIEKIEGKAIRTGELDITLYRDDLSTKHENEQAHVEQVDINYVVANQKIILVDDVLYTGRTVRAALDAIMDLGRPAQIQLAVLIDRGHRELPIRADYVGKNVPTSGTERIVVNLTEVDGEDCVIIYKED, encoded by the coding sequence ATGTCAAAAAATGAGCTATTAGATGGGCCATCTATGACAAGAGCATTAACACGTATTGCACATGAAATTATTGAACGTAATAAAGGCATTGATGAATGTATTTTAGTTGGTATAAAAACGCGCGGTGCCTTTCTAGCGAGACGCTTAGCGGAGCGTATCGAAAAAATAGAAGGTAAAGCCATTCGTACAGGGGAGCTTGACATTACTCTTTACCGAGATGATTTATCGACAAAGCATGAAAATGAGCAAGCTCATGTCGAGCAAGTGGATATCAATTATGTAGTTGCCAACCAAAAAATTATTTTAGTCGATGATGTACTATATACAGGCCGAACAGTCCGTGCTGCATTAGATGCCATAATGGACTTAGGAAGACCAGCACAAATTCAACTGGCAGTGTTGATTGATCGAGGACACCGAGAGCTACCAATTCGAGCTGACTATGTTGGAAAAAATGTTCCGACATCTGGCACAGAGCGCATCGTTGTCAATTTAACTGAAGTCGATGGTGAAGATTGCGTCATTATTTATAAAGAAGACTAA
- the lspA gene encoding signal peptidase II: MYKYYGLAAFVIILDQWTKWLIVKNMEFGERISVWDPWFGILSHRNRGAAWGMLEGQMWLFSIVTIGVICAIIYFYHKEAKGKPLFQVGLMLLLGGAIGNFIDRLFRGEVVDFVDVLIPIMNYDFPIFNIADAALTIAVVVLMIGLIAEDKKEKKQVKQ, from the coding sequence GTGTATAAATATTATGGATTGGCCGCTTTTGTGATTATTTTAGATCAATGGACAAAATGGCTAATTGTGAAAAATATGGAGTTTGGTGAGCGCATTTCCGTATGGGATCCATGGTTTGGCATTTTATCTCATCGTAATAGAGGGGCAGCATGGGGAATGCTTGAGGGGCAAATGTGGTTGTTTTCTATTGTAACAATAGGCGTTATTTGTGCCATCATTTACTTTTATCACAAAGAAGCAAAGGGCAAGCCTCTTTTTCAAGTGGGTTTAATGCTTTTATTGGGCGGCGCCATTGGTAACTTTATTGACCGTTTATTTAGAGGAGAAGTAGTAGATTTTGTCGACGTATTAATCCCTATTATGAATTACGATTTCCCAATTTTTAATATTGCGGATGCAGCATTAACAATTGCCGTTGTCGTATTAATGATTGGTTTAATCGCCGAAGATAAAAAAGAAAAGAAACAGGTGAAACAATGA
- a CDS encoding RluA family pseudouridine synthase translates to MTQVLYTIEEQQQGERIDKAISSIQTEWSRTQISNWITEGIVKVNSETVKAKYKVKAGDVVEIIVPEAEPLDVIAENLALEIVYEDADVLVVNKPKGMVVHPAPGHMAGTLVNGLMYHCKDLSGINGILRPGIVHRIDKDTSGLLMVAKNDVAHESLVDQLVKKTVTRKYTALVHGHIAHDKGTIDAPIGRDQKDRQKQAVVDKGKHAVTHFQVIERLGEYTLVECRLETGRTHQIRVHMNYIGFPLVGDPKYGPRKTIDFGGQVLHAGVLGFNHPTTGEYMEFEAPLPVDYVQLLDELRNKD, encoded by the coding sequence ATGACGCAAGTATTATATACAATCGAAGAACAACAGCAAGGAGAGCGCATTGACAAAGCGATTTCAAGTATACAGACAGAGTGGTCTCGTACACAAATTAGCAATTGGATTACAGAAGGAATTGTCAAAGTAAATAGTGAGACAGTTAAAGCGAAATATAAGGTAAAAGCAGGCGATGTTGTAGAAATCATCGTGCCAGAAGCAGAGCCATTAGATGTAATTGCTGAAAACCTAGCACTTGAAATTGTTTATGAGGACGCAGATGTGCTCGTTGTTAACAAACCAAAGGGTATGGTTGTCCATCCAGCACCTGGTCATATGGCAGGTACACTTGTAAATGGTTTAATGTATCACTGTAAAGATTTATCGGGCATTAATGGTATTTTACGCCCTGGTATTGTACACCGTATCGATAAAGATACATCCGGTTTACTGATGGTAGCAAAAAATGATGTTGCGCATGAATCATTAGTCGATCAACTTGTTAAAAAAACAGTAACGCGTAAATATACAGCTCTTGTTCATGGACATATTGCACATGATAAAGGGACAATTGACGCACCGATTGGTCGTGACCAAAAGGATCGTCAAAAACAAGCAGTTGTTGATAAAGGTAAACATGCAGTAACACACTTCCAAGTTATTGAACGTCTCGGTGAATACACACTAGTAGAATGTCGTCTTGAAACGGGCCGTACACACCAAATTCGTGTGCATATGAATTATATTGGATTCCCTCTTGTTGGTGATCCAAAATATGGACCGAGAAAGACAATTGATTTTGGTGGACAAGTATTACATGCAGGAGTTTTAGGATTCAATCATCCTACAACAGGCGAATATATGGAGTTTGAAGCACCACTTCCTGTTGATTATGTACAATTATTAGATGAATTACGAAATAAGGATTGA
- a CDS encoding solute carrier family 23 protein yields the protein MSKAVLDVNDKPTPVQLVTLSFQHMFAMFGSTILVPQLVGLSPAIALLTSGIATLFFLLITKFQVPAYLGSSFAFIAPILLAAGGLDDNGLSVNPGNAMIGAMAVGVTYGIVSLIIWKSGYKWIMKILPPIVVGPVIMVIGLGLSGTAVGMAMNVDGEYNLLHFSAALVTLFTAIIFTIFFKGILSTMPILIGLIVGYVYSILIGIVNFEPIKEAKMFAVPHFIIPGVDYDFTITSTILLAMVPIVIVTISEHIGHQLVLGKVVNRDYIKEPGLHRSLLGDGFGTLVSAFIGGPPKTTYGENIGVLAITRVYSVYVIAGAAVVAIFLSFFGKAMAVIATIPTAVLGGVSILLFGIIASSGLRMLVDNHVDFGNSRNLVIASVILVIGIGGAKFIVTESLSLEGMALAAIIGVVLNAVLPGKKEADLPVPYNQNNNS from the coding sequence ATGTCAAAGGCAGTATTAGATGTAAATGACAAACCGACCCCAGTCCAATTGGTGACATTAAGTTTCCAACATATGTTTGCCATGTTTGGGTCAACGATTTTAGTACCACAGCTTGTAGGCCTTAGCCCTGCAATTGCCCTTTTAACAAGCGGAATTGCAACATTGTTCTTCCTATTAATAACGAAGTTTCAAGTACCAGCATATTTAGGCTCATCGTTTGCCTTTATCGCACCAATTTTACTTGCCGCAGGCGGTTTAGATGACAATGGCTTAAGTGTCAACCCAGGTAACGCCATGATAGGGGCAATGGCCGTCGGTGTAACCTACGGCATTGTGTCACTCATCATTTGGAAGAGCGGCTATAAATGGATTATGAAAATCCTTCCTCCAATCGTAGTAGGCCCTGTTATTATGGTTATCGGCCTTGGCTTATCAGGAACAGCGGTGGGCATGGCAATGAATGTTGATGGAGAATATAACTTACTGCATTTCTCAGCAGCACTTGTCACACTATTTACAGCAATTATTTTTACAATCTTCTTTAAGGGGATTTTAAGTACAATGCCGATATTAATCGGCCTGATCGTTGGCTATGTTTACTCCATTTTAATCGGTATCGTCAACTTCGAACCGATTAAAGAGGCAAAGATGTTTGCAGTACCACATTTCATCATTCCTGGTGTAGATTATGACTTTACGATTACATCAACGATTTTACTAGCGATGGTACCGATTGTCATTGTAACAATTTCAGAGCATATCGGTCACCAGCTCGTGCTAGGAAAAGTAGTGAATCGCGATTATATTAAAGAACCAGGCTTACATCGTTCATTACTAGGTGATGGCTTTGGGACATTAGTTAGTGCATTCATTGGTGGTCCACCAAAAACAACGTACGGTGAAAACATCGGTGTTCTTGCTATCACACGAGTTTACAGTGTGTATGTAATAGCAGGAGCGGCAGTAGTAGCGATTTTCCTGTCATTCTTCGGGAAAGCAATGGCAGTGATTGCAACAATTCCAACAGCTGTTCTTGGCGGAGTTTCCATTCTGCTGTTCGGTATCATCGCTTCAAGCGGTCTTCGTATGTTAGTAGACAATCATGTCGACTTTGGCAACAGCCGCAACCTAGTGATTGCCTCTGTTATTCTAGTAATAGGTATCGGCGGTGCGAAATTTATCGTCACAGAATCACTAAGTTTAGAAGGTATGGCATTAGCAGCGATTATCGGAGTTGTGCTAAATGCGGTTTTACCTGGTAAAAAAGAAGCCGATCTACCAGTACCTTACAATCAAAATAATAATTCATAG
- the ileS gene encoding isoleucine--tRNA ligase, translating into MVEYKETLLMPKTDFPMRGNLPANEPKMQEKWNEMDINKLQMERTAGRPEYVLHDGPPYANGDIHIGHALNKVLKDMITRHRSMTGFHVNYIPGWDTHGLPIEQALTNKGVKRKEMSIAEFRELCEKYAYEQIDNQREQFRRLGIRGDWENPYITLKPEFEARQIEVFGKMAEKGYIYKGLKPVYWSPSSESALAEAEIEYKDVKSASIYVSFAIKDAKGVVPADAKFIIWTTTPWTLPANLGISLNPEFIYVVVAVADKKFIIAKELLETVAKELDWETYEVIQEVKGEALDRIVAQHPFYDRESLVMVGEHVTAEAGTGCVHTAPGHGEDDYQIGKLYGLPILSPVDNSGCYTDEAPGFEGVFYNDANKMVTAKLEEVGALEKLNFFTHSYPHDWRTKKPVIYRATPQWFASIDAFRDELLEAVKSTTFTPSWGETRLYNMIRDRGDWVISRQRAWGVPIPIFYAENGEPIITPETIARISTLFREHGSNIWFQMTAKELLPEGFTHPGSPNGEFTKENDIMDVWFDSGSSHQGVLVERGMKYPADLYLEGSDQHRGWFNSSLITSVAINGYAPYKGLLTHGFVLDGDGRKMSKSLGNVIIPQKVMDQYGADILRLWVASVDYTADVRISMDMLKQVSEVYRKIRNTFRFLHGNVADFNPLKDRVPYADLREMDQYIYMRLQDVLKTVRSAYDRYDFAAVYHAVNNFVAVELSSFYLDIAKDVVYIEGHDNHDRRAMQTVIYDTLMTLVKIMTPIIPHTTDEVWSYLHAQGVVEEVSVQLTDFPSVVEQANFDELREKWETIIDVRDDILKALEEARNAKTIGKSLEAKVTVYAKPEVLALLNDANIDFAQLSIVSAFEVAPIESAPAEALALEHVSIVVEKATGEKCERCWSISATVGTNEAQPTVCARCAEVVEKYYV; encoded by the coding sequence ATGGTTGAATATAAAGAAACGTTACTAATGCCGAAAACAGATTTTCCAATGCGCGGAAATTTACCAGCGAATGAACCAAAAATGCAAGAAAAATGGAATGAGATGGACATCAATAAACTACAAATGGAGCGTACAGCAGGTCGCCCTGAATATGTTCTACATGATGGCCCTCCATATGCAAATGGTGATATCCATATTGGTCACGCCTTAAATAAAGTGCTGAAAGATATGATCACACGTCATCGCTCAATGACAGGTTTCCATGTCAACTATATTCCTGGATGGGATACACATGGTTTACCAATCGAGCAAGCTTTAACGAACAAAGGTGTAAAACGTAAAGAAATGTCTATTGCTGAATTCCGCGAGCTTTGCGAAAAATATGCATATGAACAAATCGACAATCAGCGTGAGCAATTCCGTCGTTTAGGTATTCGTGGTGATTGGGAAAACCCATATATTACGTTAAAACCAGAATTTGAAGCACGACAAATTGAAGTGTTCGGTAAAATGGCTGAAAAAGGCTATATTTATAAAGGCTTAAAACCCGTGTATTGGTCACCATCTTCAGAATCTGCATTAGCAGAGGCTGAAATTGAATATAAAGATGTAAAATCAGCTTCTATTTATGTTAGCTTTGCGATTAAAGATGCAAAAGGTGTTGTCCCAGCTGATGCGAAATTTATTATTTGGACTACTACACCTTGGACATTACCAGCGAACTTAGGGATTTCTTTAAATCCGGAATTCATTTATGTTGTTGTTGCAGTAGCGGATAAAAAATTCATTATTGCGAAAGAATTGCTTGAAACAGTTGCAAAAGAGCTTGATTGGGAAACTTATGAAGTTATCCAAGAAGTAAAAGGAGAAGCATTAGATCGCATCGTAGCACAACATCCATTCTACGACCGTGAGTCCCTTGTAATGGTCGGTGAACACGTTACTGCTGAGGCGGGTACTGGCTGTGTTCATACTGCTCCAGGACACGGTGAAGATGACTATCAAATTGGTAAGTTATACGGTTTACCAATTCTAAGTCCAGTGGATAACAGTGGTTGTTATACTGACGAAGCACCAGGCTTTGAAGGTGTTTTCTACAATGATGCAAACAAAATGGTTACTGCTAAATTAGAAGAAGTTGGCGCATTAGAAAAACTAAACTTCTTTACGCACTCTTATCCACATGACTGGCGTACAAAAAAACCAGTAATTTATCGTGCTACACCACAATGGTTTGCGTCAATCGATGCTTTCCGTGATGAATTATTAGAAGCGGTAAAATCGACAACATTCACACCTTCTTGGGGCGAAACACGTCTTTATAATATGATTCGTGATCGTGGAGACTGGGTTATTTCTCGTCAACGTGCATGGGGTGTACCAATTCCAATTTTTTATGCTGAAAATGGTGAGCCGATTATTACGCCAGAAACAATTGCACGTATTTCTACATTATTCCGTGAGCATGGATCAAATATTTGGTTCCAAATGACGGCTAAAGAATTATTACCAGAAGGCTTTACACATCCAGGTAGTCCAAATGGTGAATTCACGAAAGAAAACGACATTATGGACGTATGGTTTGACTCAGGATCATCTCACCAAGGTGTGCTAGTTGAACGTGGTATGAAATATCCAGCTGATCTTTACTTAGAAGGATCTGACCAACATCGTGGTTGGTTTAACTCGTCGTTAATTACGTCTGTGGCGATTAATGGCTATGCACCATATAAAGGTCTATTAACGCATGGTTTCGTTCTAGATGGCGATGGTCGCAAAATGAGTAAATCACTAGGAAATGTAATTATTCCACAAAAGGTAATGGATCAATACGGTGCTGATATTTTACGCCTATGGGTAGCTTCTGTAGATTATACTGCCGATGTTCGTATTTCAATGGATATGTTAAAGCAAGTATCTGAAGTTTACCGTAAAATCCGTAATACATTCCGTTTCTTACACGGCAATGTAGCTGATTTCAATCCATTGAAAGACCGTGTACCATATGCGGATTTACGTGAAATGGATCAATACATTTACATGCGTCTACAAGATGTATTAAAAACAGTTCGTAGCGCTTATGATCGTTATGATTTTGCTGCTGTCTACCATGCAGTTAATAACTTTGTTGCTGTAGAACTATCTTCATTCTACTTAGACATCGCAAAAGACGTTGTTTATATTGAAGGTCATGACAATCACGATCGTCGTGCAATGCAAACGGTTATTTACGATACATTAATGACATTAGTAAAAATCATGACACCAATCATTCCACATACAACAGATGAAGTTTGGTCTTATTTACACGCACAAGGTGTTGTCGAAGAGGTATCAGTTCAATTAACGGATTTCCCATCTGTAGTTGAGCAAGCAAACTTCGATGAGTTACGTGAAAAATGGGAAACAATTATCGATGTACGTGATGATATTTTAAAAGCATTAGAAGAAGCTCGAAATGCTAAAACAATCGGTAAGTCTCTTGAAGCGAAAGTAACAGTTTATGCAAAACCAGAAGTATTAGCATTATTGAATGATGCAAACATTGATTTTGCTCAGCTTTCAATCGTTTCTGCTTTTGAGGTAGCACCAATTGAATCAGCTCCTGCTGAAGCGCTAGCTTTAGAACATGTATCAATTGTTGTTGAAAAAGCAACAGGTGAGAAATGTGAGCGTTGTTGGTCAATTTCTGCAACAGTTGGAACAAATGAAGCGCAACCAACAGTATGTGCTCGTTGTGCAGAAGTTGTTGAAAAGTATTACGTATAA